The Pseudomonas azotoformans genome has a segment encoding these proteins:
- a CDS encoding RidA family protein: MSIRERIVALGLQLPEAPGPKGDYVPVTIHAGVAYVSGQVCRLGDGVISGPVTDQTSPARVTQAGQTCALRALSVLDQAVGLENVERILFVRGFVYGGEGFQSYSKVVDGASQVLIDVFGEQGRHARSAVGVAGLPSGGMLELEVTAVIKTTG, encoded by the coding sequence ATGAGTATTCGCGAACGTATCGTCGCCTTGGGCTTGCAACTGCCCGAGGCGCCAGGCCCCAAGGGTGACTATGTGCCGGTGACGATTCATGCGGGTGTGGCCTATGTGAGTGGGCAAGTGTGCCGACTGGGCGATGGCGTGATCAGCGGGCCGGTGACGGACCAGACCTCGCCCGCGCGGGTGACACAAGCTGGTCAAACCTGTGCGCTGCGTGCCTTGAGCGTGTTGGATCAGGCGGTGGGGTTGGAGAACGTCGAGCGCATTTTGTTTGTGCGTGGCTTTGTGTATGGCGGCGAGGGTTTCCAGAGCTATTCCAAAGTGGTCGACGGCGCTTCCCAGGTGCTGATTGATGTGTTCGGTGAGCAGGGCCGGCATGCGCGGTCGGCGGTGGGCGTGGCGGGGTTGCCCAGCGGCGGCATGCTGGAATTGGAAGTCACCGCCGTTATCAAAACGACGGGATGA
- a CDS encoding transglycosylase SLT domain-containing protein, with product MSAGKAVGLLLLTSLLAACGTSPPRTPNDLCGIFREKDDWYDAAKVTQKRWGVPIQVPFAIMYQESGFHQDALAPRKYLLWIIPWGRVSTAAGYAQAKDEVWNDYRKSTGRSGASRQDFDDAIDFVGWYMDKTYTVNGVYKYDAYGQYLNYHEGWGGYRQRTYAAKAWLPPVASKVQARSQLYAAQYARCKDDLGRGFWSRFWHWL from the coding sequence TTGAGCGCAGGCAAAGCCGTCGGACTGTTACTACTCACTTCCCTGTTGGCGGCGTGCGGCACCTCGCCGCCACGCACGCCCAATGACCTCTGCGGCATCTTCCGCGAAAAGGACGACTGGTACGACGCCGCCAAAGTCACGCAAAAACGCTGGGGGGTGCCGATCCAGGTGCCGTTCGCCATCATGTATCAGGAGTCCGGCTTCCACCAGGACGCCCTGGCCCCGCGCAAATACCTGCTGTGGATCATCCCCTGGGGCCGCGTCTCCACTGCCGCCGGCTACGCCCAGGCCAAGGACGAAGTGTGGAACGACTACCGCAAGAGCACCGGCCGCAGCGGCGCCAGCCGCCAGGACTTCGACGACGCCATCGACTTTGTCGGTTGGTACATGGACAAGACCTACACCGTCAACGGCGTCTACAAATACGACGCCTACGGCCAGTACCTGAACTACCACGAAGGCTGGGGCGGCTACCGCCAACGCACCTACGCCGCCAAGGCCTGGCTGCCGCCGGTGGCGAGCAAGGTGCAGGCGCGTTCACAGCTGTATGCGGCGCAGTATGCGCGGTGCAAGGATGATTTGGGGCGTGGGTTTTGGAGTCGGTTTTGGCATTGGCTGTAA
- a CDS encoding nitrilase family protein, with protein sequence MSEPASPARVAVIQLDPQVGVNNRANNLGQSLALATEAANGGANLIVLPELTNCGYFFSSRQDAFDHAERVPGGESVQAWIDFACRHQVYLVAGLCEIDGMQLFNTAVLLGPDGFIGKYRKAHLWNLEKLWFTPGDTGFPVFETPIGRIGLLICWDIWFPEVPRILSQEGADIICSLNNWVWTPPPLFDEAGKCMASYLTMTAAHVNNVFIAAASRIGEEREARYLGCSLIAGTNGWPIGAVASANRQEILFADIDITSARSAPIWNSLNDLQRDRRNDLYDQMLGYSQHPALPR encoded by the coding sequence ATGAGCGAACCAGCAAGCCCCGCACGCGTAGCAGTCATCCAACTGGACCCTCAGGTTGGCGTGAACAACCGAGCCAACAATCTAGGTCAAAGTCTTGCACTAGCGACAGAAGCGGCAAACGGTGGAGCGAACCTGATCGTACTGCCCGAGCTTACCAATTGCGGGTATTTCTTCAGCAGTCGCCAGGACGCCTTTGATCATGCCGAACGGGTTCCAGGCGGCGAAAGTGTGCAGGCGTGGATAGATTTTGCCTGCAGGCACCAGGTGTACCTGGTGGCAGGCCTGTGTGAGATAGACGGTATGCAGTTGTTCAATACGGCTGTGCTGCTAGGCCCCGATGGGTTTATCGGCAAATACCGCAAGGCGCACCTATGGAACCTGGAAAAGCTCTGGTTCACGCCTGGTGATACCGGTTTTCCAGTATTTGAAACACCGATAGGCCGTATTGGCCTGCTGATTTGTTGGGATATCTGGTTCCCGGAGGTGCCACGTATCCTCAGCCAGGAGGGCGCCGATATTATTTGCAGCTTGAACAATTGGGTGTGGACTCCACCGCCGCTGTTCGATGAGGCAGGCAAATGCATGGCGTCGTACCTGACGATGACCGCCGCCCACGTCAATAACGTGTTTATCGCTGCCGCCAGCCGCATTGGCGAAGAGCGGGAAGCGCGTTACCTCGGATGCTCGCTGATTGCCGGAACCAACGGCTGGCCGATTGGCGCGGTAGCCTCAGCCAATCGCCAGGAAATCCTGTTCGCCGACATTGATATCACCAGCGCCCGCAGTGCTCCGATCTGGAACAGCCTCAATGACCTGCAGCGTGATCGACGCAATGATCTCTACGATCAAATGCTCGGTTACTCCCAACACCCTGCCCTTCCACGCTGA
- a CDS encoding flavin monoamine oxidase family protein yields the protein MTIGSNFNYPADAAQHHHRKKRSSKSKWTAVFPNPPDLCFDYRTLVEQVDGIAQATEPLHKICIIGAGITGLTTARELYRCGFTNITLIEKSTRIGGRHLTALGNNNTNTVGRPPFEMGAMRMPFFNKSDESPKDGRSLMAYYANEFELRHTDFPNPGSAAVRSTGIFLREGSIDDSIDPTMLIWKNTDGKTPPPGQTLGNVFTKWKAFAERMTLTVSEHYGSEGWEDMWNSIVKKYEGISFRDLVKMPSIDSWQSSDPGNFGGMGMTAQESAVFYSIGIGDGSWGAFYDVCSLYPLRTAIFGFSSHLQLIHGRVNMDGTLMASPYMDHPETLDSRGLAFNKPNYIGLGSLAESLLFIKPVETHESLYERLIKSHSGFMTSSAVTKIKKLKNGKIRVYFDWNVTQNENVKKQFLDYDSVVMTLPSWLIETQISIENFSQEMLPFEITEAYKTAHWETSCKVYAPLKKSFLSHNKKIPQVIVTDSLVHDVYTYRYNQSNTYDCILLSYTWEDDATKLSVFTDEELVDRCIEDLDRILLKSTNIKEKISPYIGRNHAVVQRWMNDKNSLGCAKLYRAGTYYDAMKLLKYNRDFSHKSGLYLCGESFSVDAGWTEPCFRGAIDTVINICNKTQADFNGDFTMSDYPTFRAEP from the coding sequence ATGACCATCGGCTCCAACTTCAATTACCCCGCGGACGCGGCGCAACATCATCATCGAAAAAAGCGCTCTAGCAAGAGTAAATGGACAGCTGTATTCCCCAACCCACCCGACTTATGTTTTGACTACCGCACCTTGGTGGAACAAGTCGACGGTATTGCCCAAGCCACTGAGCCGCTTCACAAAATATGCATTATAGGTGCTGGCATTACAGGATTAACAACTGCACGTGAACTTTACCGATGCGGATTCACAAACATAACGTTAATTGAAAAATCAACGCGCATTGGCGGCAGGCACCTTACCGCTCTTGGGAATAACAACACCAACACGGTTGGCAGACCACCTTTCGAGATGGGCGCGATGAGAATGCCGTTCTTCAACAAATCAGATGAATCGCCTAAAGATGGACGCTCACTCATGGCCTATTACGCCAACGAGTTCGAGTTGCGCCATACAGACTTCCCTAATCCAGGCAGCGCTGCGGTCCGATCCACGGGTATATTTCTACGAGAGGGGAGCATAGATGACAGCATCGACCCCACCATGCTTATCTGGAAAAACACTGATGGAAAAACACCGCCTCCAGGTCAAACACTGGGCAATGTTTTCACAAAATGGAAAGCCTTCGCCGAACGCATGACGTTGACCGTTTCTGAACATTACGGTTCTGAAGGCTGGGAAGATATGTGGAATTCAATAGTCAAAAAATATGAAGGTATTTCCTTCCGCGACTTGGTAAAAATGCCAAGCATCGATAGCTGGCAATCAAGTGACCCTGGAAATTTCGGTGGCATGGGCATGACTGCACAGGAATCCGCTGTTTTCTACTCCATCGGTATCGGTGACGGCAGTTGGGGAGCATTCTATGACGTATGTTCGCTTTACCCCTTACGCACGGCGATATTTGGGTTCAGCAGTCATCTTCAGTTAATTCACGGGCGTGTAAACATGGACGGCACACTGATGGCGTCACCTTACATGGACCATCCCGAGACCTTGGACTCGAGAGGCCTTGCATTCAACAAACCAAACTACATCGGCCTTGGATCTCTGGCTGAATCCCTACTCTTCATTAAACCCGTAGAAACACATGAATCTTTATACGAGCGCCTCATAAAAAGTCATTCAGGCTTCATGACCAGCAGTGCAGTTACAAAGATCAAAAAACTAAAAAACGGAAAAATACGGGTCTATTTCGACTGGAACGTCACACAAAACGAAAACGTAAAAAAACAATTCCTCGACTACGACTCCGTGGTAATGACACTGCCCTCATGGCTGATCGAAACGCAAATATCAATTGAAAACTTCAGCCAGGAAATGCTTCCATTTGAGATCACAGAAGCCTATAAAACGGCCCACTGGGAAACCAGCTGCAAAGTGTACGCCCCCCTCAAAAAATCATTTCTCTCTCACAATAAAAAAATCCCTCAAGTCATCGTGACAGATAGTTTGGTTCATGACGTATATACCTACCGTTACAACCAGTCCAACACCTACGACTGCATCCTTCTCAGCTACACATGGGAAGATGATGCCACCAAGCTATCAGTATTCACCGACGAAGAACTCGTTGACAGATGCATCGAAGACCTCGACAGAATTCTTTTGAAATCCACCAACATAAAAGAAAAAATATCACCGTATATTGGTCGCAACCACGCAGTGGTTCAACGGTGGATGAATGATAAAAACTCGCTTGGCTGCGCAAAGCTTTATCGTGCAGGCACTTATTACGACGCCATGAAGCTACTGAAATACAATCGAGACTTTTCTCACAAGTCAGGCTTGTACCTCTGCGGTGAGTCCTTCTCTGTAGATGCGGGCTGGACGGAGCCCTGCTTCAGGGGAGCAATCGATACCGTGATAAACATTTGTAATAAAACGCAAGCCGATTTCAACGGAGATTTTACTATGAGCGACTACCCAACCTTTAGAGCCGAACCATAA
- a CDS encoding DUF6124 family protein: MDKPVPAPPASELQFFTTTPDLSFEDALAHASSVLRCAAVAAQMAGDRLEGTSRTLVLSVMHLVDMASVMVDRSLECMQPS, from the coding sequence ATGGACAAACCTGTCCCCGCGCCACCTGCTTCAGAACTGCAATTCTTCACCACCACCCCAGACCTCAGCTTCGAAGACGCCCTGGCCCACGCCAGCAGCGTGTTGCGTTGTGCCGCCGTTGCGGCGCAAATGGCCGGGGATCGACTGGAAGGGACTTCACGCACGTTGGTGCTGTCGGTCATGCACCTGGTGGACATGGCCAGTGTGATGGTGGATCGGTCGCTGGAGTGTATGCAGCCGAGCTAA
- a CDS encoding FKBP-type peptidyl-prolyl cis-trans isomerase: MSPEELQITDIRPGTGKAVVKGALITTQYTGTLEDGTVFDSSWERGKPFQCVIGTGRVIKGWDLGLMGMQVGGVRTLFVPAHLAYGERSMGAHIKPNSNLRFEIELLEVLTRDD, translated from the coding sequence ATGAGCCCCGAAGAACTCCAAATCACCGACATCCGCCCCGGCACCGGCAAAGCCGTGGTCAAAGGCGCACTGATCACCACCCAATACACCGGCACCCTGGAAGATGGCACGGTGTTCGATTCCTCCTGGGAGCGCGGCAAGCCGTTCCAGTGTGTGATCGGCACCGGGCGTGTGATCAAGGGCTGGGACCTGGGCTTGATGGGCATGCAGGTGGGCGGTGTGCGCACCCTGTTCGTGCCGGCGCATCTGGCCTATGGCGAGCGGTCGATGGGGGCGCATATCAAGCCCAACAGCAATCTGCGTTTTGAGATTGAGTTGCTGGAAGTGCTGACGCGGGACGATTGA
- a CDS encoding GNAT family N-acetyltransferase, with translation MEVDSHELPACSVAGIQVVELGDRDEAELQRFFERAPDYFIAVNGEPATATEAHEELQGLLPAGWACSRMYWLGYRDLENQLVSVVNIAADLLAVGVWHIGLLLVDARLHGTGLAQRLHADLEAWAAGNGAQWLRLTVVIGNAKAERFWPKLGYVQVRTREGITMGRQVNSVSIQVKALTGGQVGDYLALVPRDQVDAPS, from the coding sequence ATGGAAGTTGATTCACACGAGTTGCCGGCGTGTTCCGTCGCGGGCATTCAGGTCGTTGAGCTGGGTGATCGCGATGAAGCCGAGTTGCAGCGGTTTTTTGAGCGGGCGCCGGATTACTTCATCGCGGTCAACGGTGAACCGGCCACAGCGACCGAAGCGCATGAGGAATTGCAGGGGCTGTTACCCGCAGGGTGGGCGTGCAGCCGGATGTATTGGCTGGGTTACCGCGATCTGGAAAACCAACTGGTGTCGGTGGTGAACATTGCGGCGGACTTGCTGGCTGTTGGTGTTTGGCACATCGGGCTGTTGCTGGTGGATGCACGCTTGCATGGCACTGGGTTGGCGCAGCGGCTGCACGCGGATCTTGAGGCTTGGGCTGCGGGCAACGGCGCTCAATGGTTGCGTTTGACGGTAGTCATCGGCAATGCCAAGGCCGAACGTTTCTGGCCAAAACTTGGCTATGTGCAGGTACGCACCCGCGAAGGGATCACGATGGGGCGTCAGGTGAACAGCGTTTCGATTCAGGTCAAGGCCCTGACAGGTGGGCAGGTGGGTGATTACCTGGCGTTGGTGCCGCGAGATCAAGTGGATGCACCTTCCTGA
- the mgtA gene encoding magnesium-translocating P-type ATPase: protein MNLTLLKEFFAGFLRTRHIARHFRRLAMLETVTDASVSREVPPTLAQTLVVSANSSAVQLLGTLGSHSEGLTTQEADALRVQYGLNEVEHEQPLPWWVHLWHCYKNPFNLLLTLLAVISWLTEDMKAATVIFSMVVLSTLLRFWQEAKSNKAADALKAMVSNTATVLRRDEAKRIELPIKQLVPGDLIVLSAGDMIPADCRVLSAKDLFVSQAAMTGESMPVEKFAQQQDAKTRNPLDLENILFMGTNVVSGAATAVILTTGNSTYFGALAQRVTATDRATTSFQHGVNKVSWLLIRFMFVMAPLVLFINGFTKGDWTEALLFALSIAVGLTPEMLPMIVTSTLAKGAVFLSRKKVIVKRLDAIQNFGAMDVLCTDKTGTLTQDKIFLARHVDVWGAESDDVLEMAYLNSYYQTGLKNLLDVAVLEHVEVHRELKVGTAFQKVDEIPFDFNRRRMSVVVAEQGQPHLLICKGAVEEILSVCNNVRHGDVNEALTDDLLARIRQVTAAFNEEGLRVVAVAAQPMAPGRDTYSLADENNLTLIGYVAFLDPPKESTAPALKALKAHGVAVKVLTGDNELVTAKICREVGLEQQGLLMGNDIEAMTDAELAKAVETTNVFAKLTPSHKERIVRLLKANGHVVGFMGDGINDAPALRTADIGISVDSAVDIAKEAADIILLEKSLMILEEGVLEGRRTFANMLKYIKMTASSNFGNVFSVLVASAFIPFLPMLPMHLLVQNLLYDISQIAIPFDNVDDEMLSKPQRWQPGDVGRFMLFFGPISSIFDITTFALMWYVFDANTPDHQTLFQSGWFVVGLLTQTLIVHMIRTPKIPFLQSRAAMPLMVMTGVIMAVGIFLPMGPLAHYFKLQALPSLYFVFLPVILLAYMALTQAVKGYYIRKFGWQ, encoded by the coding sequence ATGAACCTGACTCTGTTGAAAGAGTTCTTTGCCGGCTTCCTGCGGACCCGGCACATCGCTCGGCATTTCCGTCGCCTGGCGATGCTCGAAACCGTGACCGACGCCAGCGTCAGCCGCGAAGTGCCGCCGACCCTGGCGCAAACCCTGGTGGTCTCGGCCAACAGCAGTGCCGTGCAATTGCTCGGCACCCTGGGCAGCCATTCCGAGGGTTTGACCACTCAGGAAGCCGACGCTCTGCGCGTGCAATACGGGCTCAACGAAGTCGAGCATGAGCAGCCGCTGCCGTGGTGGGTGCACCTGTGGCACTGCTACAAAAACCCGTTCAACCTGTTGCTGACGTTGCTGGCGGTGATCTCTTGGCTGACCGAGGACATGAAGGCCGCCACGGTGATTTTTTCCATGGTGGTGCTGTCGACGCTGTTGCGTTTCTGGCAGGAGGCCAAGTCCAACAAGGCCGCCGATGCGCTGAAAGCCATGGTGAGCAACACCGCCACGGTACTGCGCCGCGATGAAGCCAAGCGCATCGAACTGCCGATCAAACAGTTGGTGCCGGGCGACCTGATCGTGCTGTCCGCTGGGGATATGATCCCCGCCGATTGCCGCGTACTCAGCGCCAAGGACCTGTTCGTCAGCCAGGCGGCGATGACCGGTGAATCGATGCCGGTGGAGAAGTTCGCCCAGCAGCAGGACGCCAAGACCCGCAACCCGCTGGACCTGGAGAACATCCTGTTCATGGGTACCAACGTGGTGTCCGGCGCGGCGACGGCGGTGATCCTGACCACCGGCAACAGCACCTATTTCGGCGCCCTGGCTCAGCGCGTCACCGCGACTGACCGCGCCACTACCTCGTTCCAGCATGGCGTCAACAAGGTCAGTTGGTTGCTGATCCGCTTCATGTTCGTGATGGCGCCGCTGGTGCTGTTCATCAACGGTTTCACCAAGGGCGACTGGACCGAAGCACTGTTGTTCGCGCTGTCGATTGCCGTGGGCCTGACCCCGGAAATGCTGCCGATGATCGTCACCTCCACCCTGGCCAAGGGCGCGGTGTTTCTGTCGCGCAAGAAAGTCATCGTCAAGCGCCTGGACGCGATCCAGAACTTCGGCGCCATGGACGTGCTGTGCACCGACAAGACCGGCACCCTGACCCAGGACAAAATCTTCCTGGCACGTCATGTGGACGTGTGGGGCGCAGAGTCCGATGACGTACTGGAAATGGCCTACCTCAACAGCTACTACCAGACCGGCCTGAAAAACCTGCTGGATGTGGCGGTGCTGGAACATGTGGAAGTGCACCGCGAGCTGAAAGTCGGCACGGCGTTCCAGAAGGTCGATGAAATTCCGTTCGACTTCAACCGCCGCCGCATGTCCGTGGTGGTCGCTGAGCAAGGCCAGCCGCACCTGTTGATCTGCAAGGGCGCTGTGGAAGAGATTCTGTCGGTGTGCAACAACGTGCGCCATGGCGACGTCAACGAAGCGCTGACCGACGACCTGCTGGCGCGTATCCGCCAGGTCACCGCCGCGTTCAACGAAGAAGGCCTGCGCGTGGTCGCCGTGGCCGCGCAGCCGATGGCGCCGGGGCGCGATACCTACAGTCTGGCGGATGAGAACAACCTCACGCTGATCGGTTATGTCGCGTTCCTCGACCCACCCAAGGAAAGTACTGCACCTGCGCTCAAGGCCCTCAAAGCCCATGGCGTGGCAGTGAAAGTGCTGACCGGCGACAACGAACTGGTCACGGCCAAGATCTGCCGCGAAGTGGGCCTGGAGCAACAGGGCCTGCTGATGGGCAACGACATCGAGGCCATGACCGATGCCGAATTGGCGAAGGCCGTGGAAACCACCAATGTGTTCGCCAAGCTCACCCCGAGCCACAAGGAACGCATCGTGCGCTTGCTCAAGGCCAACGGGCATGTGGTCGGCTTCATGGGCGATGGCATCAACGACGCGCCAGCATTGCGTACAGCTGATATCGGCATTTCGGTGGACAGCGCTGTGGATATCGCCAAGGAAGCCGCCGACATCATCCTGCTGGAAAAGAGCCTGATGATCCTGGAGGAGGGCGTGCTGGAAGGCCGGCGCACCTTCGCCAACATGCTCAAGTACATCAAGATGACCGCCAGTTCCAACTTCGGCAACGTGTTCTCGGTGCTGGTGGCCAGTGCGTTCATCCCGTTCCTGCCGATGCTGCCGATGCATTTGCTGGTGCAGAACCTGCTGTATGACATTTCGCAGATTGCGATTCCGTTCGATAACGTCGACGACGAGATGCTGAGCAAACCGCAACGCTGGCAACCGGGAGATGTCGGCCGTTTCATGCTGTTTTTCGGGCCGATCAGTTCGATCTTTGACATCACCACGTTCGCACTCATGTGGTATGTCTTCGATGCCAATACGCCTGACCACCAGACCTTGTTCCAGTCCGGCTGGTTCGTGGTCGGGCTGCTGACCCAGACGCTGATCGTGCACATGATCCGCACCCCGAAAATCCCGTTCCTGCAAAGCCGTGCGGCGATGCCGTTGATGGTGATGACCGGCGTGATCATGGCCGTGGGGATTTTCCTGCCGATGGGGCCACTGGCGCACTACTTCAAGTTGCAGGCGCTGCCGTCGCTGTACTTCGTGTTCCTGCCGGTGATCCTGCTGGCGTACATGGCACTGACCCAGGCGGTGAAGGGCTACTACATCCGTAAGTTTGGCTGGCAATGA
- a CDS encoding MgtC/SapB family protein, producing MQAINNINLESLVDTLVSLTAAFILGGLIGFERQYRQRTAGLRTNVLVAVGAAIFVDMASRLGGAEGAVRVVAYVVSGIGFLGAGVIMREEGNVRGLNTAATLWASAAVGACAGADLVLEALLGTLFVLAANTLLRPIVNNINRQPLDVVSAEVTNILYVIARRTQQKAVLALLEAELARCNYPASDVDVRPFGTEEVEIEATLAVTSVDGDELDALVARISMSTLVVQAFWSPSTTE from the coding sequence ATGCAAGCAATCAACAACATCAACCTCGAATCCCTGGTCGACACCCTGGTCAGCCTCACTGCGGCCTTTATTCTCGGTGGTTTGATCGGTTTCGAGCGTCAGTACCGTCAGCGCACGGCGGGCTTGCGTACCAACGTGTTGGTGGCGGTGGGCGCGGCGATTTTCGTCGACATGGCCAGCCGGCTCGGCGGCGCGGAAGGCGCGGTGCGGGTGGTGGCCTATGTGGTTTCGGGCATCGGTTTTCTCGGTGCCGGTGTGATCATGCGTGAAGAAGGCAACGTGCGGGGGCTCAACACGGCGGCCACCCTATGGGCGTCGGCGGCGGTGGGCGCCTGCGCGGGTGCCGACCTGGTGCTTGAGGCGCTGTTGGGAACCCTGTTTGTGCTGGCGGCCAACACCTTGCTGCGACCGATCGTCAACAACATCAACCGCCAGCCGTTGGACGTGGTGTCGGCAGAAGTCACCAACATCCTCTATGTGATCGCCCGGCGTACCCAGCAGAAAGCCGTACTGGCCTTGCTGGAAGCGGAGCTGGCACGTTGCAACTATCCGGCCAGCGATGTGGACGTGCGCCCCTTCGGCACGGAAGAAGTGGAGATCGAAGCCACCCTGGCCGTGACGTCCGTGGACGGCGACGAGTTGGACGCACTGGTGGCGCGAATCTCGATGTCGACCCTGGTGGTGCAAGCGTTCTGGAGTCCAAGTACCACCGAGTAG
- a CDS encoding response regulator transcription factor has protein sequence MSKALIVDDHPFIRATVKYLLKQEGFDEIYEAGNGADAMQCAREQRPDLIILDLAMPKLGGLEVISRIKALELPCKILVLTSYLAVFFSTRCMRAGAMGFVAKTGELDELQKAIRAIRSGYSCFPSVATSSVRRDDIQTTEQELVDALSDRELTVLQKLALGLGNKEIAEDMLLSHKTISTYKTRLKEKLRMSSVVHLSKFAQRNHLI, from the coding sequence ATGAGCAAAGCTTTAATTGTGGATGATCACCCTTTTATCCGTGCCACCGTGAAGTACCTGTTGAAGCAAGAAGGCTTTGATGAAATCTATGAAGCGGGCAACGGCGCCGACGCCATGCAGTGTGCGCGTGAGCAGCGCCCGGACCTCATCATCCTCGACTTGGCCATGCCCAAACTCGGCGGGCTGGAGGTGATCAGCCGGATCAAGGCGCTGGAGCTGCCTTGCAAGATCCTGGTGCTGACCTCCTACCTGGCTGTGTTCTTCTCCACCCGCTGCATGCGCGCCGGGGCCATGGGCTTTGTGGCCAAGACGGGTGAGCTGGACGAGTTGCAAAAGGCGATCCGGGCGATCCGCTCCGGCTACAGCTGCTTCCCCAGCGTGGCCACCAGTTCAGTGCGCCGTGACGATATACAGACTACCGAGCAAGAACTGGTCGACGCGCTGTCAGACCGCGAATTGACGGTGCTGCAAAAGCTGGCATTGGGCCTGGGCAACAAGGAAATCGCCGAGGATATGCTGTTGAGCCACAAAACCATCAGTACCTACAAGACGCGACTCAAGGAAAAGCTGCGTATGTCTTCGGTGGTGCACCTGTCCAAGTTCGCCCAGCGCAATCATCTGATCTGA
- the dkgB gene encoding 2,5-didehydrogluconate reductase DkgB, whose translation MSTPTQNVPAFGLGTFRLQGQVVIDSVSTGLELGYRVIDTAQIYENEADVGQAIADSGIPRDELFITSKIWIANFAEGQLIPSLKESLRKLKTDYLDLTLIHWPSPEDKVPVAEFMGQLLEAKRLGLTRQIGISNFTIDLMKQAIAAVGAENIATNQVELHPYLQNRQVVDFATANGIQITSYMTLAYGEVLKDPVIQQIAERHQATPAQVTLAWAMQSGYAVIPSSTKRANLESNLQALQLTLSAADMAQIAELERGHRLTSPKGIAPKWD comes from the coding sequence ATGTCTACCCCAACGCAAAATGTCCCGGCCTTCGGCCTCGGCACCTTCCGCCTGCAAGGCCAGGTGGTGATCGATTCGGTCAGTACCGGTCTGGAGCTGGGCTACCGCGTCATCGACACCGCTCAGATCTACGAGAACGAAGCCGATGTCGGCCAGGCGATTGCCGACAGTGGCATCCCGCGTGATGAGCTGTTCATCACCAGCAAGATCTGGATCGCCAACTTCGCCGAAGGCCAGCTGATTCCAAGCCTGAAAGAAAGCCTGCGCAAACTGAAGACCGACTACCTGGACTTGACCCTGATTCACTGGCCCTCGCCGGAAGACAAGGTGCCTGTCGCCGAATTCATGGGCCAGTTGCTGGAAGCCAAGCGCCTGGGCCTGACCCGCCAGATCGGCATTTCCAACTTCACCATCGACCTGATGAAGCAGGCGATTGCCGCCGTTGGGGCCGAAAACATCGCCACCAACCAGGTCGAACTGCACCCCTACCTGCAAAACCGCCAGGTCGTGGACTTCGCCACCGCCAACGGTATCCAGATCACGTCCTACATGACCCTGGCCTACGGCGAAGTGCTCAAGGACCCGGTGATCCAGCAAATCGCCGAACGCCATCAGGCGACCCCGGCGCAAGTGACACTGGCCTGGGCCATGCAATCGGGTTACGCGGTCATTCCGTCCTCGACCAAGCGCGCCAACCTGGAAAGTAACCTCCAGGCCCTGCAACTGACCTTGAGCGCTGCCGACATGGCACAGATTGCCGAACTGGAACGCGGCCATCGCCTGACCAGCCCCAAGGGTATCGCACCAAAATGGGATTAA